The Procambarus clarkii isolate CNS0578487 chromosome 46, FALCON_Pclarkii_2.0, whole genome shotgun sequence genome includes a region encoding these proteins:
- the LOC123749425 gene encoding uncharacterized protein codes for MAASSPVIQPEDVNRLRYGLAVTKAGRDALASVFMWSYRGTFPVVTYLTQDLGYTNAQYRRVFDAQQRDKLEASSDAATFDITLLYKLLQRVCGLAEMNDPTWTTPGPQGPSLEHLIYSLKQHRNTLAHDNVGMSGQDLTSTLTELSDLLAKMLAEAGVRCRTNSQDVDHVTRDVTKYIGDLLAKVTDIREEVKQMSKQELTDGYKLLYQIVPAPWLLLNINYNPSLAFTRLRLLEDPVIGARPSHAAKGQDGTRPSHAAKGQDINYEDILSMRRVDGRVPQCVLLTGEGGMGKTTLLKLILEKWVEAPDAIRHLGTVDLVFYVQCRDSHLNTFDGLLRQLLPQTRSDSGVDLQLFKEIILSLNILVLIDGYDEVNDHSGRLVKELLHLPGKDVRLVITTRPGWDQQLSLLVPHTRPRCNILVLGITPERRVEFAERTIKVLVEEESQRSVITGRFTQRLEQMSQFLGEYLNTPLTLTLLALLCVEAPEEFNNLTTNTQVYEKIHDFITSKLVSRLTDKHVTEPKGKCVQFLLFLEEISLRGIQRLEYDLWPETEAEIREKCDTLGLPQEEVLSNYFTRTRYRRGLNVVWVFGYFHARYQEYCASRRLVALLLRAEQDRGDPASHCVSGVRSIINDLLVDVRKEKRSLGDHLRGSTFDISAVLQEFMERPRWQNILLSTTGVLCARGVEHRFITHIIDLCVMVTPATDELLKHVAESRGSEHVIQAVCEKLRTKQEWRIWSVDSWVVLPLVLKKVTPENIYLFINDTPQLKQRLSALSVLAKMKVTISLDLGYGLYSRQRYSDIPKQCLERLTAPGSKCTLERFVGVLPAATIPLLPHTLESLRLRLTLQQLPVLIRHLPHLPHLQYLVITLDATGYVDPDTLDATGYVDPDTLDATGYVDPDTLDATGYVDPDTLDATGYVDPDTLDATGYVDPDTLDATGYVDPDTLDATGYVDPDTLDATGYVDPDTLDATGYVDPDTLDATGYVDPDTLDTLPYQGRELGLTIRRDLTDDDPAIDWCCHLAAQLCPPSRGGYSHLAFRDTRLTCVGGERLLQGLHRRGVTGDELLIGIDDSVKNKKYLRELCASFNNFKNVLIL; via the exons atggcggcctcgagtcctgttatccaaccggaagatgtgaacagactgcggtatggactggctgtgactaaggcaggacgagacgcgctagcaagtgtgtttatgtggtcgtaccggggcaccttcccagtagtgacttacctcactcaggacttggggtacaccaatgctcagtacaggcgtgtcttcgatgctcaacagagggataaactcgaagcttcctctgacgcggcaacttttgacatcaccctgttgtataaactcctgcaacgtgtgtgtggtctggctgagatgaatgaccccacgtggaccactccagggcctcagggaccatcacttgaacacCTCATTTACAGCCTGAAGCAACACCGAAACACGTTAGCCCATGATAATGTGGGAATGTCAGGGCAAGATCTTACGTCAACACTGACGGAGCTCAGTGACTTATTGGCTAAGATGCTGGCTGAGGCCGGCGTCCGGTGTAGGACAAACAGCCAggatgtggaccacgtgaccagagaTGTCACCAAGTATATTGGTGATCTGCTAGCAAAGGTCACAGATATCAGAGAAGAAGTTAAGCAGATGAGCAAGCAGGAGCTAACTGACGGGTATAAACTGCTGTACCAGATTGTTCCCGCACCCTGGCTCCTCCTCAACATTAACTACAACCCAAGTCTTGCTTTTACACGACTGCGACTCCTTGAAGATCCTGTCATAGGGGCAAGACCCTCCCACGCGGCCAAGGGTCAGGATGGCACAAGACCCTCCCACGCTGCCAAGGGTCAGGATATAAACTATGAAGACATCTTGAGTATGAGACGAGTGGACGGAAGAGTCCCTCAGTGTGTCCTCCTGACGGGGGAAGGTGGTATGGGCAAGACAACTttactcaagctcatcctcgagaaGTGGGTAGAGGCCCCTGATGCCATACGTCACCTGGGCACTGTGGACCTCGTTTTCTATGTACAGTGCAGGGACTCACATCTTAATACCTTCGATGGTCTCCTCCGCCAGTTGCTGCCTCAAACACGTAGTGATTCTGGTGTCGACTTGCAGCTGTTTAAGGAGATAATCTTGAGCTTAAATATATTAGTCCTGATTGACGGCTACGACGAGGTCAACGACCATTCAGGAAGGCTGGTGAAGGAGCTGTTGCACCTGCCTGGCAAGGATGTGAGGTTGGTGATAACCACACGGCCGGGGTGGGACCAACAACTGTCACTGCTCgtcccacacaccagacctcgctgcaacatcctcgtcttgggcatcactccagaacgtcgcgtggagttcgccgagagaaccatcaaggtgctggtggaggaagagagccaacggagtgtcatcacagggaggtttacccagcggctggagcagatgagtcagttcctgggtgagtacctcaacactccactcaccttgaccttgttggcgctgctgtgtgtcgaggctccagaagaatttaacaacctcaccacaaacACTCAAGTCTACGAGAAGATTCATGACTTCATAACCAGTAAACTGGTGTCCAGACTCACAGACAAACATGTGACCGAACCCAAAGGAAAATGTGTCCAGTTTCTGCTGTTCTTGGAAGAGATTAGtttaagagggatccagaggctggagtacgacctttggccggagacggaagcggagattagggagaagtgtgacactctgggactGCCGCAGGAGGAGGTCTTGTCCAACTATTTCACAAGAACCAGGTACCGTCGGGGCCtcaatgtggtgtgggtgtttggctattttcacgccaggtaccaggagtattgTGCCAGCAGGAGGCTGGTCGCTCTCTTGTTGAGGGCTGAGCAAGACCGAGGTGATCCAGCATCACACTGTGTGTCAGGGGTAAGGTCTATAATCAATGACCTCTTGGTGGATGTACGTAAGGAAAAACGCTCCTTGGGAGATCACCTGAGAGGGTCAACGTTTGATATTAGCGCCGTGCTACAAGAGTTTATGGAGCGCCCCAGATGGCAGAACATTTTACTCAGCACTACCGGGGTGTTGTGTGCCCGGGGAGTAGAGCACAGGTTCATTACTCACATAATTGACCTGTGCGTGATGGTTACACCTGCGACTGACGAGCTGTTGAAGCATGTAGCAGAGTCCCGCGGGAGTGAGCACGTCATCCAAGCCGTGTGTGAGAAGCTGCGTACAAAACAAGAGTGGAGAATATGGAGTGTTGACTCGTGGGTTGTCCTGCCGCTTGTTCTTAAGAAGGTGACACCTGAGAACATTTACCTATTCATAAACGATACACCCCAACTAAAGCAGCGCCTGTCTGCACTGTCAGTGCTGGCAAAAATGAAGGTAACCATATCCTTAGATCTTGGATATGGTTTATACAGCAGACAGAGATACAGTGATATACCAAAACAATGTTTGGAGAGGCTGACAGCCCCCGGCAGTAAGTGTACCTTAGAGCGGTTTGTTGGTGTCTTGCCTGCGGCAACCatacccctcctgcctcacaccctcGAGAGCCTCCGCCTGCGCCTCACACTACagcaactgcccgtcctcatccgtcacctgcctcaccttcctcacctgcagtatcttg TCattaccctggacgccacgggctacgtggacccggacaccctggacgccacgggctacgtggacccggacaccctggacgccacgggctacgtggacccggacaccctggacgccacgggctacgtggacccggacaccctggacgccacgggctacgtggacccggacaccctggacgccacgggctacgtggatccggacaccctggacgccacgggctacgtggacccggacaccctggacgccacgggctacgtggacccggacaccctggacgccacgggctacgtggacccggacaccctggacgccacgggctacgtggacccggacaccctggacgccacgggctacgtggacccggacaccctggacactCTGCCGTACCAGGGAAGGGAGCTCGGCCTGACCATCAGGCGGGACCTCACTGATGACGACCCCGCCATAGACTGGTGCTGCCACCTGGCGGCTCAGCTGTGTCCTCCCTCAAGAGGAGGGTATAGTCACCTGGCCTTCCGTGACACGCGTCTCACCT